The genomic window CGATGCACACAACGAAATCATAACCGTTGAACAAACAGAAAAAGGGGTTCGATTGAAAGAGATTTTTAAGTGTGAGGACATTTTTTAATTTAGAAGTATTAACTAGTTATAGAATTATGATTAAAACATTTTTTGCTTTTTAACCACAATTCCTTTAGTTTTGAAAAAAAACGAATGAAAGTATTTGATGTCGCCATAATTGGTAGTGGACCTGCAGGAGCTTCGGCAGCACTGGAATTGTCTAAAAGCGGAATTTCGACAGTAATTATTGAGAAAGAAATTTTACCAAGATATAAAACTTGTGGCGGCGGTTTCGTTTATCGAGGAAGAAAGAGTATGCCTTTTGATATCGCTTCTGTGGTAGAAAAAGAATTTTTTGAAGTAGATACTTATTTTGCCAATACCAATCTCAAATATACAACCCAAAGAAATCAACCCATTATCAGTATGATTATGCGGGATACTTTTGATAATTTGATTGTAGAAAAATCAAAAGAAAACGGAGTTACGCTGTTGCAAAATCATAAGGTTTTAGATATTACATTTGGTGATATTCAAACCATTCACACATCCGAAGGCGATGTTCAAGCCAAGTTTATCATTGCTGGCGATGGTGCTTTAAGTCCTGTAGCCAAAATAGCGGGATGGAAAGAAACCCGAACCATAATTCCCGCATTAGAATATGAAGTAGAAGTTCCTGCAGCCGATTTTGAACGATTGTCAAAAAATGTTCGCTTTGATGTAGATGCAATTCCTTTGGGTTATGGCTGGTGTTTTCCTAAAAAAAATCATTTATCCATTGGTGTTGGTGTTTTTGTCAAGACAAAACAAAAGATAGATTTAAAAAAATACTATGCCGATTATCTAAAAATTTTAGGCATTACTGAAATTATTAGCGAACAAGCTCATGGTTTTGTCATTCCTGTTTCGCCAAGAACAGATACTTTTGTTCAAAAGAATGTATTTTTGATAGGAGATTCAGCAGGATTTGCCGATCCATTAACGGCCGAGGGGATTTCGAATTCTATATTAAGTGGCGTTTTAGCGGCACAATCTATTGTCGAAAGTAATCTTGATTCAGCACAAGCGGCAACATTGTATCAACAAAAATTAGAGGATGGTATTCTGCCTGAAATTAAAACAGGAGTTCTTTTGTCTAAACTTTTCTATGAGAAAAAAAGAATGAGAAACCTTTTTCTCAAAAAATTTGGGCAACATTTAGCCGAAGCCATGACCGATGTTTTTATGGGTGATAGAAGTTATCCTAAAGATTACAAAGCGTCTATTCGAAGAAAAATCAAGGAGGTTTTGTTTTGATTTAAGCAATGGTCAATATTTAATTTCCATACAAATTCATCCAAAATATAATTTGAGGAACTGTCAGTAAAGTGGGCAACAAAAACTGCCAATTTGAAAAATCAAAGTCACGTCATGAAAACTGTTTTTTCCAAACAAAAACTTCTCACACATACTCTTTAAGAAAGACAATAACCAATAAAAAACATTCTTTTAAATTTTTTAGCCAAATTTAAATCCTTAAATATCAATCTCTTTGAGATAAATTAACTCGTTGGGTGTAATTCATTTTTTTTTAAAACACATAGAAACATAGTTTTTTTATTAGTTCATTCTAGACGCTTCGCTTGATTTTAGTAAATCATAGCTATGTGAATCCAAGTATTGGTCTATCTAACTCTTTTTTCTATGATTCTATGCGTTTCAATTTTTACTATTTCTAAAAATTTAATAAATTACACCCAACGGGTTAAATTAATACTACACAAGGTATTCTATGAGATACAACATTAAACAACTTAAAATTTGAATACAGTTTTTTTTTTTGTAACTAATTTAAAATGTAAATCCAAAATTAAAATTAAAACGTAACTTTAAAAGATACAATTTAATAATAATGAGAACGATATTGATATTACTAATGTCCTTTTTTTTTCTCGCTACAATCACAAGTTGCAGCAGCGAAAATCCAAGTGCTAAATCTGAAACAAATCCAATAGTGTCAGATTCATCGCCAGAAGTTTTAACCCAATCTGCAACCATAACCTATTTAGCTCTTGGCGACAGTTATACTATAGGTCAAAGCGTATGCGAAAGTTGTAGATTTCCAGAGCAACTCATAAAATCTTTAAAAAATTTGAATGGAGAAAATAATTTTTCTGTTGAAATAATTGCTAGAACAGGTTGGACAACAACTAATTTAATTAATGCTATTGATCAACAAAAACCAAGTAATAACTATGATTTAGTTACCTTATTAATTGGTGTAAACAATCAATATCAGGGTGTGAATTTTAGTGTTTACGAAAAAGAATTTCCAGAATTAATAACTAAAGCCATTGGCCTTGCTAAAGGAGATAAAACAAGATTAATTGTGGTTTCTATACCCGATTATGCTTATACACCTTTTGGACAGAGTTTCGGGAATCCAGCTTCAATTTCGACCGAAATTGACCGTTACAATACCTTTGCAAAATCATATTGTCAAAATAACGGAATTCTTTTTATTAACATTACCGATATTACCCGCAATGGGCTAAACAATCCAATACTAGTAGCTAATGATGGACTACATCCGTCGGAAACTGCTTATTATTATTTTGTCGAAAGAATGGTACCTAAAGCGGTGGCTATTCTAAAAAAATGATGGTGAATCCAATAAAAAAAACCTCAAATAATTTAAAACTATTTGAGGTTACTTTTTTTAAATTGAAATTCTTAATATTCAGGAGCCAGTTCTAACTCTAAACCTTCTAATTCTACAGTAATAGGAATTTGGCAACCCAAACGACTATTCGACTTTACATAAAAAGCTTCTGATAGCATAGCTTCTTCATCATCGCCCATTTCTGGTAAGGCAACATCATTCAGCACATAACACTGACAAGAAGCACACATTGCCATTCCGCCACAAGTTCCTTCAACAGGAAGCTCGTAGGCTTTACACAACTCCATAATATTCATTGCCATATCCGTTGGAGCTTGTAATTCGTGAACAACTCCTTCTCGGTCTTTAATTTTTATTAATACATCCATTGTAACCTAGTAATTGGGTAATTTATTATTCGTTTTTTTGCAGGAATGATTTAATCCAAAGTTATCGTGTTGCTTCAGTTATGCAACGTTGACAACAGTTTCTATTTGCGGAACATACTTTTTGATAGTCGTTTCTACACCTGCTTTTAGCGTCATGTGGCTTACGCTACAACTATTACAAGCTCCTTCAAGACGAACTTTTACATGTTTTCCGTCTTCAACAGAAACCAATTGAATGTCGCCTCCATCAGAATTCAAAAAAGGTCTGATTTCTTCCAGTGCCTTTAAGATATTTTCGTTTATTTCTTCTGCTGTCATTTTTTTATGTTTTTTTCTCGTTTAACGAGTTTGATTATTTTTTCACTGCCGAACAACCAGCCATTGTGGTGATTTTTACAGCTTCAGTCGCGGGTAAACTTTCGTTTCTGCTAACTACTTCCTGAACTACATTTCGGGTAATTTCTTCGAAAACTGTTTCAAGAACTGTACCTGTTTGCATCGCTGCTGGACGACCATAATCTCCTGCTTCACGGATAGATTGCACTATTGGAACTTCTCCCAAGAAGGGAACATCTAAATCTTCTGCTAGGTTTTTAGCCCCTTCTTGTCCAAAGATATAGTATTTGTTGCTTGGTAATTCTTCTGGTGTAAAATACGCCATATTTTCGATAATTCCCAAAACAGGAACATTTATCGCTTCAGACATAAACATTGCCACTCCTTTTTTAGCATCAGCAAGTGCTACCGCTTGTGGGGTACTAACTACAACTACACCTGTAATAGGTAAAGCCTGAACGATAGATAAGTGAATATCACCTGTTCCTGGAGGTAAATCCAGCAATAAGAAATCTAATTCGCCCCAATCGGCATCAAAAATCATTTGGTTCAATGCTTTGGAAGCCATTGGTCCACGCCAAATAACGGCTTGACTTGGAGAAGTAAAAAATCCTATAGAAAGTATTTTCACATCATAATTTTCAATAGGTTTCATTTTTGATTTTCCGTTAACCTCAACTGAAATTGGTTTTTCAGATTCGACATCAAACATGATAGGCATGGATGGACCATAAATATCAGCGTCTAAAACGCCTACTGAAAATCCCATTTTAGCTAGTGTTACTGCCAAGTTTGCGGTAACAGTAGATTTTCCAACGCCTCCTTTTCCAGAAGCAACTGCTACAATATTTTTGATTCCCGGAATAGATTTTCCTTTGATCTCTGGTTTTTCAGGAGTTTCAATCTTTACATTGATTTTAATTTTAGCTTCTGGAGAAACTAATTCTAAAATTGTTTTTTTGATATCGTCTTCGGCACGTTTGCGAATGTGCATTGCTGGGGAATGAAGTACTAAATCTACTACTGCTTCATCTCCAAAAGTGATTACGTTTGCAATGGCTCCGCTCTCTACCATATTTTTTCCTTCGCCAGCAATAGTAATGGTTTCTAGTGCTTTAAGGATTTCTTTTCTGTCTAATTTCATAACTACTTATGATTTTCAATCGTGAATTCACAATCAAAAAAACTATGTTTATTTATACTAATTCTAGTGTTATTTTTAAAGTGCAAAGATAGTATGAAAAGTTCTTATTATAAAGTTTTTAGATTGTATTTATTGATAGCGGAATTGCGTGGTTTTATTTAGAGAAGCACAAGAGTTATTAGCCGCTGATTCGCTTTTAAAACAAAAGCCGCATTAAATGCAAAATCATACCGCAGATTCGCAGATTTTCACAACATAAATCAGATGAAATTAACGTAGATTTTTGAATTAGTGAAATACAAAAGTACTGTTTATTTTTAAAATCAGCGAATCAGCGGTGGAATTTTAAAAGCGAATACCGTGCGAATCAGTCGCTATTTTGAAAAATGCCAACGGATTACTGAATACTAATCTCTGGTTCCCAAAAGTGTTTTTCAAAATCTATAATTTGATTATCTACGACTTGAATCCCTTCGTTTTCTAATAATTGTTGCATCAGGTTTGTTCCGTCAAAATGGTGTTTTCCAGTAAGTAAACCTTTTCGGTTTACCACTCGATGCGCTGGAACATCTTCCATATTGTGACAAGCATTCATTGCCCAGCCTACCATTCGAGCCGATCGGGCAGTTCCTAATGCTTTAGCAATAGCTCCATAAGAAGTAACTTTACCGTAAGGAATTTGTCGGGCGATTGTATAAACTCTTTCAAAAAAATTGTCGTTTTCCTTTGCCATTTCCTTACCAATAATAATTGATGATATTAATTAATGTAACGATAGAAACTAATCCAGTGATACACCCAATAATGGTATTCATGTTTTTCATCAGATAATCTGTTTTGTTTTCTATTCGGCTCAAGAAAGAAATATAAAAATAAAAAACCAAAAATGAGCCTAATACAGCTCCGCCTACAAAGAGGAAAATGGATGTAGGCTCGAACGAAAATAATTGATAAGAAGCCAAACTAATGCTGATAAAAACATAGTAAGGAATAGGAAAAAAGTTGAGAGCAGAAAGTAACATTCCTAAAAAAAAGCGTTTTGTTTGGCTGGTTTTCTTTAGCTTTTTTGATTTAGTTTTGGGTGATTTTGCAATTCCTAAAAAATAAATAGTCAATATCGTAAATATTCCCAATCCAATTTCTCGTAATAAAGTAACTAAATCGGGACGGCGATTAATAATTTTTGCAAACAAAATAGCAAAGAAAACTTGAAAAGTGATAACTAATACTGCACCTAAAACAAATCCTATTGCGTTTCGTTTTCCTTCTTTATGATTTACTTTAGCAGCCGTCATATTGATTAATCCTGGAGGAATAATCCCTATAAAAGCAGTAATAAAACCGAAAAAAAGTGGTGTTATGTAAATCATTTACGAAGAGCTATTCTTTGATTTTAAATCGAATATAAGTAATGGCTTTGTTGATTTCTAGATATTGTTTTTCGTAAAAAGTTTGAAAAGCAGTTACTTCCTCTGGACTTCCTTCATTTACATAAACATTATGATTGGCATACAATACCTCGTGTCCTTCGCCGTGTAATAATCCAAGCGTGTAACCGTGCATGAATTCGCTATCGGTTTTCAGGTTGACTATACCGTCTTTTTTGAGGATTTTTTTATACAATTGCAAAAATTCCGAATTGGTCATTCGGTGTTTGGTACGTTTGTATTTGATTTGTGGATCAGGAAAAGTAATCCAAATTTCGTCCACTTCGTTTTCGGCAAAAATATGATTGATGAGTTCGATTTGGGTACGAATAAAAGCGACATTATGCAATCCTGTTTCTACAGCTGTCTTGGCTCCACGCCAAAAACGCGCTCCTTTGATGTCGATTCCAACAAAGTTTTTATTCGGGTATTTTTCGGCAAGACCAACAGAATATTCGCCTTTTCCACATCCTAATTCGATAACAATTGGATTGTCATTTTTGAAAAAATCAGCGTTCCATTTGCCTCTTAACGGAAATAAATCACCTACTACTTCTTCTCTTGTTGGTTGAAAAACATTGTTGAATGTTTCGTTTTCCTTGAATCTCTTTAATTTATTTTTACTTCCCACGTTTTTTAAAAAATTTCAGCAAAATTAAGGAAATAAATCATAGGTTTTAGGAATATAAAAAGAGCATTCGTTTTTTAAAAGCGATGTTGTGCCACTGATTACTGAAAACTGTTCACTGTTCACTGCTTTCCAATTCTTTCAATTTATCATAAACCAAATTACTTTCAAAACCTCGACGAAGGAGGTAGTCACAGAATTTTTTCCGTTTTTTCAAGGAATTGGTTTCTTTAATCGATTCCCAATGTTTTTCGGATAATGAGTGAAAAGTTTCTAGGTATTCTTCGGTTGTGATTTCTTTGAGAGCAATATTGATAAGGGTTTGTGAAATGTTTTTAAACTTCAATTCGTTGACAATTCTAATTTTTCCCCAATGTTTCATACGGTGTTTTCCTCGGGCAAAACTGCAAGCAAAACGTTCTTCGTTCAGAAAATTTTCTGCTAAAAGATGCACCATGATTTGGTCAATTTCATCCGAATCCATTTTCATTGTTCGTAATTTGGCGACCACTTCTTCGTGACAGCGTTCTTGATAGGCACAGAAATATTCTATTTTTTGTGTTGCTTCTTTTATGGTGAAAATGTCTTTCATTTGGCGTTGTATTCAGTTGTCAAATATCGTTTTTTTATTCGTTTTTTCTACTTGTGTTTTCATTTTTCAGACAATTAATATCGTTGTACAACAGATAATAAAGTCTTTTGTCGAGGTTTTTTGTTAGCCAGTTTTTCAACTACTAATTTTATCTACAATTTTTATTTAAAAACAGTGCCCCATCACAAATAAAACTTTCTTTTTTATGAATAATTTTTACTCCAATTCTATAAAAAATACTTCTACAACATTACGTTCAATTGGCTTTTTGATGCTGGTTTTGATGGTCAATATAGCGAATGCTGCTGATTTTACGTCTAATAATTCTGGAAATTGGAATAACCCAGCAATTTGGACAATTACAAGTGGTACCGATGGAGATGGAATTCCTGATGCTGGTGATAACGTAATTATAGCTAATGGAAACACTGTTACTGTTAATATTGCGGCTTTATGTACCACACTTACGATTAACAATGGGAACGCAGCAAGCGGTGTTACAATTAGCGGAACAAATTCACTTACTGTTTCTGGTGCAGTGTCTATTTTAGCAGGATCAGGTACAGGCGATCATAAAATTTTGAATGTTGCAGCGGGTAGCTTAACAGCAGCATCTATTTCAATGGCACCAACAGGAAATGATAATAGATATTCTAGATTATCAATTTCTACAGGGACGGTAAATGTTTTTGGTAGTATAACAATGAATGATGGAGATGTTGACAGGAATCAAGTAACTTTTTCAGGATCTGGGACATTGAATGTAGGTGGTACAATTACGGGCGGAGCATTAACATCTGCTACAGGCACTGTGAATTATAATAATGCTGGTGCGCAAAACATTGGAAATTATACTTACAACAATCTTACTCTTTCAGGTTCAGGGACTAAAACATTTACAACTGCGGTAACTACCACCAATAATTTTTCTATTGCCACAACTGCAATTGCTAATTTGGGTTCGGGTTTAACTCATTCTGCCGGTATTTTAACTCTTGGAGGAGAAGGAACGGTTTCTGGTTCTTGGGGATCAACTACCTCTGGTGCAACAAATCAAACCAATACTTATTTTTCAGGCACAGGTAGAGTAAACAACAGTTGTACTGCTCCAACAATATCTACACAACCTGCAGCTTTGACTATTTGCGAAAATTCAGGAGGAACTTTTAGTGTGGCGACTTCTGCAACCAGTCCAACCTATCAATGGCAATATTCATCGGACAATATAAACTGGATAAATACAGATGCTTCTTTGGCGCCTTATGTTTCGGGTTATACAACAGCAACTTTATCATTAAGTAATACGCCATTATCTTATTCTGGCAATTATGTAAGATGTATTGTGTGGTCAAGTACGGGTTGTCGTACGAATTCTAACTCGGTTCAGTTAACAGTAAGTCCAGCTCTTTCGGCTCCTACAGTAGGAACTATCACACAGCCAACCTGTTCTACAGCTACAGCTAGTGTTGTCTTGAATGGTTTGCCTACAGGTTCATGGGTGTTGACCAGAAATCCAGGAAGTGTTACAACAACAGGAAATGGGACAAGTACAACCATATCAGGACTTGCCGCAGGATCAACATATACTTATTCCGTAAATGGCTTGAGTAATGGTCTAAAAGGGGAGTATTACAATAATATGAATCTTACAGGTTCTCCAGCACTAACACGTACTGATGCCACAGTTAATTTTGATTGGGGTAATGGAAGTCCAGAAGCTTCAATTCCTAACGATGGCTATTCAGTGCGATGGACGGGTCAAGTTCAACCAGTCACTACCGGAGTTCATACTTTTTCAACAAATAGTGATGATGGTATTAGGCTTTGGGTCAACGGTGTACAAATTATTGATAACTGGACGAATCATGCACCAACAGTAAATACGGGTAACATAACACTTACTGCTGGAGTAAAATACAACATTGTTTTAGAATATTATGAAAGTTCAGGTGGTGCAGTTGCTCAATTATCGTGGAGTTATCCGAGTCAACCTTTGCAAATTATACCAACAACACGTTTGTTTCCAATTGGCAGTTGTGCCTCTCCAGCTTCTGCAAATATTGTTATTGATCCACAACCTAGTGGACCAACAGCGCCAATAGTTGGAACCATAACCCAACCAAATTGTTCAATAGCTACCGGTAGTGTTGTGTTAAATGGTTTGCCAACGGGTTCTTGGATATTGACGAGAACTCCCGGAAGTGTTACAACATTAGGAACAGGAACAAGTACAACTATTTCAGCACTTACCCCTAATACATACACTTATTCTGTAAATGGTTTGACTAATGGTCTAAAAGGAGAATATTATACTAATATGAATCTTACAGGTTCGCCAGCACTAACACGAACTGATGCTACAGCTGGTTTCAATTGGGGAGGCGGCAGTCCAGATCCTTCAATTCCTAATGACGGTTTTTCTGTACGTTGGTCAGGTTATGTACAGCCACTTTATAGTGAAACTTACACTTTTTCAACCAGCAGTGACGATGGTATAAGATTATGGGTAAACGGTGTTCAAATTATTAACAATTGGACTAATCATGGAGTTACTGTTGATAATGGTAATATAACGCTTACCGCAGGAGTGAAATATAGTATTGTATTAGAATTTTTTGAAAATGGAGGAGATGCCATTGCTCAATTATCATGGAGTAGTCCAAGTCAAGCTTCCCAAATTATTCCGCAATCGCAGTTGTATTCTATGGATACATGCGGTGCTTCTGCTAGTTCATCAAATATTGTTATCAACTCACCAGTTACAAATACATGGAATGGTGCTGCTTGGTCCACTGGTGCTGTTCCGTCAAGTTCAGAAGCTATTGTGTTTAACGGAAATTATCCTCCAGCAATAGACCCAAATGTAGATATTACAGGTTGTTCGTGTACCGTAAATACAGGAAGAAATGTTACTATAAATTCTGGAAGAACTTTAACAATAACCAATAGCGTTACTGTATCAGGATCGGGTACTTTGACTTTTGAAGACACCGCCAGTTTAGTACAAATTAATGATGCTGCAGTTAATTCAGGGAATATTATCTACAGACGAAGTACGGCACAAGTGATTTCTTCTGATTATACCTATTGGTCTTCGCCAGTGGCTAATCAGACCTTGAATATCTCCCCTTCTTATGCTTCGGGATTGTATTATTCTTATGATGATTTTGCAACACCCGAAAATTGGAAACAAGAATCATTAGCAACTACAATGGCAGTTGGAAAAGGCTATATTATGAGAGGAACTTTAAGTCCTACTCCGTCACCGCCAACTTTTTTCGCAGCTACTTTTACAGGTGTTCCTAATAATGGGGCAAAAACTTTAGCCATTGGACCATCAGGAGTATCAGTGCTTCTAGGAAATCCGTATCCGTCTGCTTTGGATGCCGAAACTTTTTTAGACTATAATGCAGCTGTTTTAGAAGGAACTATTTATTTCTGGACACATAAAACAGCTATTCAAGCAGCCTCGAATCTGCCAGCAGGAACAGCAGGGTCTGGAATTTATGCCTATACGTCAAATGATTATGCTGCTTATAATGCTTTGGGAGGTGTAACAGTTGGTTCTGGATCTCCTTCAGCAAGTGGAAGTCTTACACCATCAGGAAAAATTGCTGCTGGACAAAGTTTTTTTGCTACTAGTACAGCTACTGGGAGTTCAGTTGTATTTAATAATAGTATGCGTGTAGCTGCTAATAACACCCAATTTTTTAGAACCAAAAATGATACTAAAAACAAAACTACAGCAAGAGAAAAACACCGCATTTGGTTGGATGTAAGCAATAAAGAAGGTGCTTTCAAACAAACGTTGATAGGTTATATTACTGATGCTACGAATAATTACGAAGACCGTTTTGATGGAGTAACTTTTGACGGAAATGAATTTATTGATTTTTATAGCATCAATCAGGATAAAAATTTGGTCATTCAAGGTCGTGCTTTGCCATTCGATGAAAATGACGAAGTGCCATTGGGTTTCAAAACCGCTATCACTGGAGCATTTACAATTAACATCAATCATGCCGATGGATTGTTAACCAATCAATCGGTATTTTTGGAAGACAAATTGACCAATACGGTTTCGAATCTAAAAACAGGTAATTATACGTTCAATACAACAGCAGGAACTTTCAACGATCGTTTTGTTTTGAAATTTACCAACAAAACACTAGGAACAGGAGAGTTTGATGATACTAAAAACCAAGTTGTAGTTAGTCTTAAAAACAAACAAATTAAAATTAATTCTTTTGCTGAAACTATTGCTAAAGTGGCAATTTATGATTTGTCAGGGAAACTAATTTATCAAAAATTGAATGTTAATGCTAATGAATTAGTTTTAATTGATTTTACCACAAAGGAACAAGTATTGATTGTAAAAACTACTTTAGAACATGGAACAATAGTTAACGATAAAGTTGTCTATTAGAAATATTTGTCAGTTCGAGCGCAGTCGAGAACCTCAATAACATCTAGACCTCGATGGGACAATTGAAATATTACCCATTTCTAAATGAAACAAAAAAAGCAAATTTCGCTAATTGTTAGCGAAATTTGCTTTTTTTATTGGGGTTAAAAACTAAAATTTAAGCCATTTCAGTTTTCAATAAAATTTGCTCTTCGATAGCGTCCCAAAGACCAATTCTTATTTCTAATGCTTGAATAGAAACGGCTTCGACTTCTGCCCATTTTTGAGCATCTGTTCCGCAAAGTTCGGTTATCATTTGCATTGCCATTGGGCCGTGTTCATCAGCATCGAGTTCGATATGTCTTTCGAAATAGTAAATCAGTTTACTCAAGTCGGCTTTTGGAAAATTAGCCTGAAAATTTCTCAGAATTACGGTAAACATACTTGGAATCAAATCTTCTCTTCCAAAGGTAAACGCCGCCGCAATTTCGTGTGTTTTTCCCTCGTCAATTACTCTGAAAGTGAAGTCCAAAAAGGCTTTGATATTGGAGTGTAAATTACTTTTCTTGATAGCCACATAAATATTTTGAAGCGAATTCAATTCGGATAAAAAGTGATGAATACCTGTCGTATCTGCGCCACAAGCTTCCATTGCTTCAACATACATTTCAAAGTGGCTCTGACGACGACCATCAATACTTAAATCTGTTTCTTCAGCAAGTACAATTTCATTTATTAAATAGCGTGTTTCTGGATTTTCTGTGGCTATCCAAGGAGTAGTAGTACAGGTTAGCTTAGATTGTAATGCTTTTAATAACGACATAAAATCCCAAACGGCATACACATGACTTTCCAGAAAGGAATTCAAATCCTCAATAGTTTTTACCTTTTCATACAAAGAATGATTTAATAATAAGTCTTTTTGAGGTTTGATGCTATTGTTTATTGCTGCTATATTCATTTTTTAATTTTTTTATAAAAATAAAAAAGCTTCTTGAAAACCAGAAGCTTTTACTATCAATTTTATGAATAGTTTAATAGTTGTTTTTATTTGAAAGCCGAAATCCCTGTGATGTCCATTCCTGTAATCAACAAATGAATGTCGTGCGTGCCTTCATAAGTAATCACTGATTCCAAATTCATGATATGGCGCATTATTGAATATTCGCCTGAAATCCCCATTCCGCCTAATATTTGTCGGGCTTCACGAGCAATAGTGATAGCCATATTGACGTTGTTTCTTTTCGCCATCGATATTTGTGCGGTGG from Flavobacterium eburneipallidum includes these protein-coding regions:
- a CDS encoding NifU family protein — encoded protein: MTAEEINENILKALEEIRPFLNSDGGDIQLVSVEDGKHVKVRLEGACNSCSVSHMTLKAGVETTIKKYVPQIETVVNVA
- a CDS encoding LysE family transporter, with product MIYITPLFFGFITAFIGIIPPGLINMTAAKVNHKEGKRNAIGFVLGAVLVITFQVFFAILFAKIINRRPDLVTLLREIGLGIFTILTIYFLGIAKSPKTKSKKLKKTSQTKRFFLGMLLSALNFFPIPYYVFISISLASYQLFSFEPTSIFLFVGGAVLGSFLVFYFYISFLSRIENKTDYLMKNMNTIIGCITGLVSIVTLINIINYYW
- the trmB gene encoding tRNA (guanosine(46)-N7)-methyltransferase TrmB, translated to MGSKNKLKRFKENETFNNVFQPTREEVVGDLFPLRGKWNADFFKNDNPIVIELGCGKGEYSVGLAEKYPNKNFVGIDIKGARFWRGAKTAVETGLHNVAFIRTQIELINHIFAENEVDEIWITFPDPQIKYKRTKHRMTNSEFLQLYKKILKKDGIVNLKTDSEFMHGYTLGLLHGEGHEVLYANHNVYVNEGSPEEVTAFQTFYEKQYLEINKAITYIRFKIKE
- a CDS encoding geranylgeranyl reductase family protein; this encodes MKVFDVAIIGSGPAGASAALELSKSGISTVIIEKEILPRYKTCGGGFVYRGRKSMPFDIASVVEKEFFEVDTYFANTNLKYTTQRNQPIISMIMRDTFDNLIVEKSKENGVTLLQNHKVLDITFGDIQTIHTSEGDVQAKFIIAGDGALSPVAKIAGWKETRTIIPALEYEVEVPAADFERLSKNVRFDVDAIPLGYGWCFPKKNHLSIGVGVFVKTKQKIDLKKYYADYLKILGITEIISEQAHGFVIPVSPRTDTFVQKNVFLIGDSAGFADPLTAEGISNSILSGVLAAQSIVESNLDSAQAATLYQQKLEDGILPEIKTGVLLSKLFYEKKRMRNLFLKKFGQHLAEAMTDVFMGDRSYPKDYKASIRRKIKEVLF
- a CDS encoding 2Fe-2S iron-sulfur cluster-binding protein, with the translated sequence MDVLIKIKDREGVVHELQAPTDMAMNIMELCKAYELPVEGTCGGMAMCASCQCYVLNDVALPEMGDDEEAMLSEAFYVKSNSRLGCQIPITVELEGLELELAPEY
- a CDS encoding regulatory protein RecX, which translates into the protein MKDIFTIKEATQKIEYFCAYQERCHEEVVAKLRTMKMDSDEIDQIMVHLLAENFLNEERFACSFARGKHRMKHWGKIRIVNELKFKNISQTLINIALKEITTEEYLETFHSLSEKHWESIKETNSLKKRKKFCDYLLRRGFESNLVYDKLKELESSEQ
- a CDS encoding MGMT family protein: MAKENDNFFERVYTIARQIPYGKVTSYGAIAKALGTARSARMVGWAMNACHNMEDVPAHRVVNRKGLLTGKHHFDGTNLMQQLLENEGIQVVDNQIIDFEKHFWEPEISIQ
- a CDS encoding Mrp/NBP35 family ATP-binding protein; amino-acid sequence: MKLDRKEILKALETITIAGEGKNMVESGAIANVITFGDEAVVDLVLHSPAMHIRKRAEDDIKKTILELVSPEAKIKINVKIETPEKPEIKGKSIPGIKNIVAVASGKGGVGKSTVTANLAVTLAKMGFSVGVLDADIYGPSMPIMFDVESEKPISVEVNGKSKMKPIENYDVKILSIGFFTSPSQAVIWRGPMASKALNQMIFDADWGELDFLLLDLPPGTGDIHLSIVQALPITGVVVVSTPQAVALADAKKGVAMFMSEAINVPVLGIIENMAYFTPEELPSNKYYIFGQEGAKNLAEDLDVPFLGEVPIVQSIREAGDYGRPAAMQTGTVLETVFEEITRNVVQEVVSRNESLPATEAVKITTMAGCSAVKK
- a CDS encoding SGNH/GDSL hydrolase family protein; the encoded protein is MRTILILLMSFFFLATITSCSSENPSAKSETNPIVSDSSPEVLTQSATITYLALGDSYTIGQSVCESCRFPEQLIKSLKNLNGENNFSVEIIARTGWTTTNLINAIDQQKPSNNYDLVTLLIGVNNQYQGVNFSVYEKEFPELITKAIGLAKGDKTRLIVVSIPDYAYTPFGQSFGNPASISTEIDRYNTFAKSYCQNNGILFINITDITRNGLNNPILVANDGLHPSETAYYYFVERMVPKAVAILKK